Proteins from a genomic interval of Lolium perenne isolate Kyuss_39 chromosome 1, Kyuss_2.0, whole genome shotgun sequence:
- the LOC127327770 gene encoding uncharacterized protein yields the protein MKIICLLAARRAASIIIESSVSERRHDEAGFFDLDFSSSSSSLSFSDSDDECTVLDFIMSLQRSSSTSPHLPIVPQKFCPSEPPARADNLPSQQHGDRKRGIGTMRTLSFDARKAVPRYDGGSHSFARSSSRRRSFARSTYASAQSLRLFLNAPPHATEDGEHHAAEQTCRRAPSCNVIRRCLAKFSRRLRTAASPRVAEARGLRRMRKCRSALSATPRPSSLARRDDSAVEKQDSIADAIAHCKESLHRASTSDCESPMLRSRGDLGKGEAE from the coding sequence ATGAAGATCATCTGCCTCCTGGCGGCGCGGCGCGCCGCGTCGATCATCATCGAGTCGTCGGTTTCCGAGCGCCGGCACGACGAGGCGGGCTTCTTCGACCTCGACTTCTCCTCCAGCTCCAGCAGCCTCTCATTCTCCGACTCCGACGACGAGTGTACGGTGCTCGACTTCATCATGTCCCTGCAGCGGAGCAGCTCCACTTCGCCCCACTTACCCATCGTGCCGCAAAAGTTCTGCCCGTCGGAGCCTCCGGCTAGAGCCGACAACTTACCGTCTCAGCAGCACGGCGACCGTAAGCGCGGCATCGGCACCATGCGCACGCTCAGCTTCGATGCCCGGAAGGCAGTACCGCGTTACGATGGCGGGAGCCACAGCTTCGCCCGGAGTTCTAGCCGCCGCCGTAGTTTCGCCCGGAGCACCTATGCAAGCGCGCAATCGCTCCGGCTGTTCTTAAACGCGCCGCCCCATGCGACAGAAGACGGCGAGCACCACGCCGCGGAGCAGACCTGCAGGCGCGCGCCGTCCTGCAACGTCATCCGGAGGTGTCTGGCAAAATTCTCGCGCCGGCTCCGCACGGCCGCGAGTCCACGGGTCGCCGAGGCGAGAGGGCTCCGTCGCATGCGCAAATGCCGGTCGGCCTTGTCCGCGACGCCTAGGCCAAGCTCGCTGGCACGGCGTGACGACTCGGCCGTCGAGAAGCAGGACAGCATCGCCGACGCCATCGCGCACTGCAAGGAGTCGCTCCACCGAGCTTCCACGTCCGACTGCGAGTCACCCATGCTTCGGTCAAGGGGTGACCTGGGGAAAGGCGAAGCTGAGTAG